The genomic DNA TCCGTTTATTATTACTCCATATGTATGATATAATTTCACGTGGCTTACTTAACATGTACCGAGAGCTTTGACTGCCAACTGCCAAGTCCAATCAAATAAAAGTTGTACACAGTTTGTCAGCTTATCACCTAAACAAGTGGACACaacatttaatttgtttattttgagagATTCCATGGTTCTTTACTCCAAGTTTTCCAACATTacccttcttctcttctcttcatttCCTCATAATCTATCTTAGTAAAATTGACACAACATTACCCTTCTCACTTCACCATCATCCATTGACTACTATCCTTCTCACTCTTCATCCTATCTCTGATTCTCTTCTATGCACAACATCCTCTGCACAAACCGCCACTTAATCTCAATCTGAAATTGTCCATTTTTGAAAACCCAATCTAACACTCTCAATCTCTCCTCTTGATCTTCCTTTCATCACTCTCAGCGTCTCATCTTTTTTAACAAGCGCTTCTCCTCTATCATAATACAACCGTTGCACAcgattacaaaaaaaaaaaagacagtgTTTGTTCTAtattttaatgcattgaaaGTTGTTGTGAACTTGTGATGTTCTTTTGAATATTCAAATATATCGTTGTTGatgattcttttctttttttttaacttgcaAGTTCTATGTTTTTAATGATTCAAACCGATTGAATCCAGCCATGTAAACCGACCCCGTTCAAACCGAAACCGACGTAACCGTGAACACAACCGGACGGAGATGGCCTGGCTTTTTCCAACCGTGGACTTCCTCGGATTGAAATTTTTCACCCGAGATTCGACCCTATCCGACCGATGTCCAGCCCTAGTAAGAATGGTGGGTGGTATTGAcgtttaaagttttttttttttaaaataattgtcatatTTGTTTACGCTAAACCAACGGTTGCAAATTACAATAACATGATTCAAGAACAATCTGAAGACGGGAGCTAATAGCTTGGCTTAATTTAACTTGAAATCtggataaaataataaacaagaacaaaaaataatgccATGTAAGCGATGCAATCATCCATTTCTTTTTCCACCTTCCAAGCTTCTCGAATATGAAGGGTTTTTAAGATTGTAATGTTGTAGGTCGCGCGAAAAGCAATTATGTCATGACCCTTTATAAGAAACAGGTTCATAGCACTTACCAAACTAAACCAATGAATATTAAATTCGATGTGAAATAACTCGacgtattttaaaaaatcaatttttttcacaaatatAGTAAAAAAGTGAGGGAGCAGTATTTAACACCACCATTAGAGACCCTACATTGTTTCAGTTTTCAAAATCTAATCCAATTATGGATGGTACAAAATCTAATCCGCTTTGTTATAGTGCAGTTACGCTGTggctgctatttgacaacattgccACAAACATCAAACATAAGGATTGCTTGCACAATTAtacaaatcaaactaaaaaaagtcATAATACCTTTTCTCAGATACCAAGGTTCACACCAATAGTtaatacaaaaccaaatcatATATCGATTCCAATCACAACCCTTTCTAAAGTCTATAAACTAAATCTCCTAATTCTCTTCAATGTACAAACTTTTAAAGCTTTCATCCATTCCCCTATCAAATCTAAACAGAAAACATAGTTTTATGTCCTAAAAAACTGAAAAGTAATAAATTAGTTTTGGCATTGATGGATTAAGATCCTAAAATTCAATTGATCCTTCCATTTGAAAACTGTTAGCAGTAATTTTGGACTTGTAATAAAATGCCAAAACTACATAATCAACAAACCAGTGCAAATACTGGTTTTCAACTAGCGGCCACAGCATTAGCTCTAGGATTTGTGTCGAGTAGTTGACGCAGCTTTGCACCAGAATTGGGTTTGttctcacagaaaccattttcTTCCTCTGCAGCTCTATCATCAGAATTGGAATCATTAACTCTTGACAGTAAGTTTTCTGTACTTACAGGTGTAGCCCTCTTGTCCATGCCGTTCAAAATTATCTCTTCTGTTTGTCCCAGTTGAGTGTTTTCCAGCTTTTCCTGAAGTCAAAATTATTAACGGTGTTGATGTGTCAATGTCGTATCCAGTGTCCGTGTCCATGTTTTGTAGCCTATGAAATgccaatatataaataattttatgtatGCATTACCTTTAATGTAGCATTTTCAATCTTCAGCTTCGCCGAATTTTCAgccaattcattcatttctgATTTCAGCGCCAAATTCTCAGCAGTCAACGCATCGACTCTTCGTGCCAATTCTTCAGCCTCAGCCTGTATAGAGGAGATAAGAACGTTTGTCATGAACTTTCCTTTTGTGAGAACATTTACTTTCAAGGGCTACATGTACATGCATCAAGACcgtgtttggataaacaatttaattgagCGTTGTAGCATAAgcgtttatcatataagtgtttatgtataaactactatagcaaaagataaattCAAGTCAAATTGTTTCCATTTTCTATaagtttttttcataaactatcctgGTGAGCTTATGGTCATGCCATAAGCTGTTTCTGTATGCTCTTCCGAACAGTCTCACATGTGTTTATGTTagttgataagctcaaataagccaatccaaacaaacCCATAAAAACAcgtgacaattaaaaaaacacgGACACGTGAaacaaaaattgcaaatttgcaACAAATCATACCTGCTTCCTAAGCCTGGATCTTCTAGCAGATTCACGATTTGATTGTTTCCTCCTCTCACGTTTCAGCTCACGCTCATTCTAAGGAATTCAAACCAAGAATTACTTTAGTGTCAGTAAAAGATGAGGATGCTTCATTATTGTTGTGTGATTCAAAAGAATCTCTAATGTACTAGATGTGAGAAATGAACCATTAGTAGAACTAAAATCTTACAGTACCTGCATCCAAGCTTCAGGAGGCAAAACTCCACAAGGTTGTGGAGCACTGGTGGAAATAGGTGAAGGGTTCCTCAGTTCCAGTGATGTGGTCATACCTGAAGAAAGTACAGGTCCAACCATATTTTCTGCAGCACTGCTTGTGATAACTGACACTGTCTTTTTGGAAGCAGCAGTCTCTTTGGAAACTTGACTATCTGGCATCTCAGTTTTCCCTTCTCCATCTGTTCAAGTAATTAATACATTAAGTTACTAGTAGATAACGTTTTATCGATAAATGCATCCatatgaaaccaaaaaaattgaatgtaattaacTCTCAAATGAGGTGCCAGTCTTGGTATCAAATGATTCAAATTAATCAGAAATTTAAAAGCATGGTAATTTCACCTTATAATGCATTAACAATTGGatagtatttatttatcaagATCATACTCAATGAATTGTTGACACATGGTTACAGTCATGACATGACACCAGAAGTATATTTGTAATCTAGAACAACTATTATTGTTTATCACATACCAGTGGTTGTTGGTGTCCCATCCCGGCTTCTTTTCCTTGTTCCATTGGTCTGTGCATAACATTGGCAAACATTTTCATGCTTCAATTTTCGGGGTCATTATAAATAAGACAGACTATTAGTGTACACAACCAGGAACAAATTATAATAGCCAGAAATTTCTCACCCCTGTAGTGTTGCCATCGCTTCCATCGCTGGAACCCTCAGTATCCACACTGTTGAtatatcatcataaaattattcaattatcCACACGAACCTAAGAGTAACAAACTCGTAGAGCAAGGAAACATAGGGAGTGCAGTTAATTCTGGTAATCATCCTATAGAACAAACCTCCGTGATAGCCGGTTTTCAGCTCCACGCTCAGCACTTTCAGCATTGCCATTGCCTATTGACATTGCAAGCCCGTCAAatcctttcaattttttcattaaacCCTGATCAGTGTTTCCAGATGATTTGGTCGGTGTCTCTATGCTTGTAGGAGTCCCAGCCTGCATAGTTTCCCCCAGGTCAAATCCATCATAATTTATAGTATTCAGTGGATCTAAAGATTCAGAATTTTGAAGTGatctcagaaaaaaaaatcaaaacttacaGCAGGTGAAGATGAAATTCCTTGACCATTTGAATTTGACCCCTGTATTTTACCAATATAATTCATAAGTACATAGATAAACATTCAACCACAAAAGTTTGGTACATTAAGTacatcaaagaaagaagaagtTAATTAGTAATAACAGTAAAAATTCACCAGTATAAAAACAACCTTTGATGGTCCATATTCATAAATTAAAGTGCAACTTAAATCAACTAATTCACAATAgtctaaacaaaaataaacataaatttcaGCGTGTGAGAGAAGCATAAGCCAATATTGCGAGAATGTAAACTTACGATGGCAACGGCAGGATGAGTATAAACCCCTCCATGTGAATAAAATGGTGGTGCATATGGCGGCCCATATGGATGCATCATAGGCTGAAAGAAACAATAAGTTGGCAAATTATTCATCCCTTCGAGCAAGAATGTACACAAGGACAGCAACACAGAGAAATAGACACAGAAATATCAATGgtataacaaaataaatgaacCTATGGAGCACTACCTGTGGTGGTCCCCACATGTATGGGTGAGGAGCATGACCAGGAGCAGCAGCCGAGTTGAAATATGGAGGAATGTTGACTCTTTGCCCATAATATGCCTGAAGATATAGCAGAAACTTTAAATCACCAAAAGTAGTTTTTAATGGGCAATTCTTTTCAAAAGTGAAAGCAATCTGGGACCAATGTAAATCCCATCATAGATATCATAGTCCGTTCCTCGCAGATTATCAAATCCAGTTGCAAGTTGCGACACTATGCTGAATTTGAGAGCCAATCAAAATGggggaaaaaaaatacatgggCAATATATTTCAAATAAGATAGCTGAAGTTTTCATGAAAATATGTAGGAGCAGATTACTGACATTGAAGCACGGAATAAACAGAGACGATGAAGACAACTCCACATTCGTTTATAAATATCAATATGTAGGTCATAAAAGTCTTCAAAAGAGTAAAGTAACTAGAATGGAAATCAACAAAGTCGGCCACACCTTTAAACTACTAAACTTTTTCAAGATTAATTTTGATACGCTGACAGTGTAAGAATTTTTACAATGTTAACCAACCACAAACCATCATTTGTGCAACTTTTACGATCGATGattaaagtcaattttttttaatgatctgATGGTTATGATTGATTGCCagtgtaaaaataaatttacattcTCCGTGTATGTCAATTAATCCTACTTTTTAtggaaatattattattattatttttatattatactaTATACTTCAATTACTAAAGTTTCAAAGCAATTACGCTGAAGTGAAGATAGCTAAACGGataacaaaaacgaaaattccATGTATAAAGTAAATGAAAGCAAAAGGTTGGTAACCTGCATGGCAGCCCAATCAGGATAGACATGCATGTTCGATGGGTTGGCTTGATCGGTCTGATCCTGTTATCAACAAGGAAGTAATAATAGTATTTAGCCGCATGCATTATAAAATGTTTAACATGTACATACACTATGCTTACAGTTGCTACAGGTGAAGAAGGTCTTTCAGTCTTAATGGATTTCCCATCCTCACTGTTTCCCATGAGATAAGCACCAAGATTGAGTCAAATACTTCCTGAGAAATTATTCGACTGCGCTAAACAAAAGGCATGTAAACAGTCATCAGCTATCAAACGAGAAAGATAACCACAaagcaaacaataaaaaatcagCATAAAGGAAGAACAATTCAAACATTTAAAATCTACAAAGCAGTGACACAAATATGGACTCGTaaacaccaataataatttgataagaTAGAAGTGATTGTATGTAATTACATGTGTCAGTATCAAGTATCAGACATCAACACACATCAGACATTTGGGTACTCATATAGTATTAGACAATTAACTTCTGCTAATTAATGACTAGCTAGCATGCTGTTAATGACTAACATATAGTATTAGACAATTAACTTCTGCTAATTGACACTGACCTAGTAAGCTACTATAGAGAAAATTCAACAAATACATTAGATTTTCTTGCTAAGGACAAcagataaaatcaaatcaaagacCTTAATTAGTCAATCAATAACTGAACCGTATAGAGAGTCAAATATGTCTTTTTGCTGCCCCACAAACAAGTCACGTACAATAAGATAACAATCACAAACTGACACACCTTATCATAATTAACATGACAAAAAAGCCCTTCaactttttttgcaaaaaaacaacttttccCGATCCAAAATACCCTTTATTAATTTTCATCTATTTCACATAGCAAAActaaaattcacaaaaattatcaaatcaacgtaaaaaaactgaatataaacaaattaagcACATAAGTTCAAAGATTTTAACACACATAACACAAGATCCAGGTTACAGAAAATTCACTCTACCCTTCAATTTTCAGTGTTTTAAcgaacaaaaaacaaatcaaactaaaccTGATAATTTCTTTTATGGTACATAgatttcttcaattattttttcttaataaataaagttgaataaacctaaaataaaaatcaaatttttctcatgttaaaataaaaattgaaagaacaaaacaacgttggtaaaaaacaaaaacagcgAAATTCAACGTACCTGAAAGatacacaacaacaacaacaacagcaaaaaaaacgtgaacaaaataaaaaacccaCTTCGAAGAAAATAaggaacataaaaaaaacacagcAATCCTCGGAGCAACAAAATTATTACCCTTACCTTAAACGAacgaaaatggtaaaaaaatctctttctctcactagtttctctctcttgaaaAAAACGAGGGAAAGGGGTTTGCTTTGAGAAAAGGAGAGAGGtggaagaaaagagagagagaatgcgAATTCCACGTCACCACATGCACGTGTCGTTTGAGGAGGTGGCGTATTTGTACACCGTATATACGGTTTGTTTTGGTGAGGTGGCCATTTGTTTATTTGAATTGATTAGAACCGTACATGTGGTGAGTGATTGGGAGGTTCAACCTAGCTAAGTAAGCACTCCTCATGTGGTGCACTTACGTGTCCATAagatttaatgtattttttacataagatttttttttattcatcgtATTAAAATCTTTGATAGAAATCTTATATTTTGTTtgctaaaagaaaaatatctaaTAATTTATAGCTTAACTCCctttcaaaccaaaaaaaatagaggtAAAAGATTGCAAGATGATCTTCGACGGAGATTCGTGGCCATACTTTGGAGTTTATGGAAGCATCGTAATCTCAAACTCATGcaaaatgaaaatgagtttTGTGTTCACGTTGTTGATCGAGCATGACACCTCATAAAGGGTTGGGTGACGCTCCTTCGAGTAATTCTCATGTACCACAAGGTTTGGTTTGAAGCCAATACGAATTTCAAATAACAACATATACAACTAAGTGGCAGAAGTCGCGATCATGtatattcaaatttaatattgatGCTGCTTTCTCGTCCCTATGAAATTGTACCTGCATCATAATTTGTTTACGTGATGAAGAACATCCTTATGTGCTTACCCAAATTGTGATTTTTTCCAACAAAGTACTCAGTTGATGTGGGTGAAGATCTGAGCTTGTTCTATGCGTTACAATGGTTGGCATTAATGCAGTTCGATAGTGTGGATTTTATGACTGACTCAAAGGTAACAACTGATGaatttgataaaagaaaaatataacttaactccatttaaaaaaaacgaaaatgagTTTTGTGTTCACGTTGTTGATCGAGCACAACACCTAGTAGAGGGTTGGGTGGTGGTGCACATTCCTTTGAGTAATTCTCTTGTACCACAAGATTTGGTTTCCAGCCAACAGGACTGCGTAGATTCGAATGTAATATTGATGCTGCTTTCTCATCCCTATGGAATCGTATCAGCGTCGAAATATGTTTAAGTGATGAAGAAGGTGTTTATGTGCTTTCCCAAACTGAGAGTTTTCCAACAAAGTACTCAGATGATGTGGGTGAAGTTATGGGGTTGTTCCATGCACTACAACGGTCGGCATAATGCAGTTTGATAGTGTGGATTTTGTGACTGACTCAAAGGTAACAACCGAAGCTTTCAACTCCTCTAAGATTGATGTTACGGAGTGTGGTCACATCATTAAAGCATTAACCTATTTTCCACACTTTTTACAATCTCTAGGATGAAGTTTAGTCAGCGACAAGCAAATGTGACAACTCACGTTCTTGTAGCAAAACCATGTTATTATCTAGTCTCATGGTTTATTTTGATGTAACGATTGTATTACCTCTATTATTaacaatgaaatgttataagcatttttaaaaaaaaataaaaaaaaattataggtgTTATACTAACCGAAGGAATTTGTAGTGTTTTATAAAAGATATATGAAACTTATgtaacaataaatataaaatgacataaaaatatacgtttaatttttttaagtgagATAACTGAgataaagttgaaagaaaaaatgataaatttttttaggaaaaaaacgACATAAGCATGCTTGATACAATCcaaaaactaaacaaacaaCACCCAAAATACAGTACAAGATAGAATAATAGTCTAAAATACTCAAAATAAACCCCGAACATGAAACAAAACCGTCAAGCCCTCCACTATAACCAAACAAGTTACAAGACAACGAGAGACCAAAGCATGATTTTGAATGCTCAACACCAACCATTGATCAAACTGAACATGCACAACAAACAACTTGGAGTTGAAGCAAAACttcacaaaaagaaaatgaatatacTGATACTCTGGAAATTAACCACCACCGTTATCTAGATATACGAGGTAAGAAAATACCTACGAATTTCTTAGGATCTCGGTCCATGTCACCAACAACTAACATAACGAAAAAAAGGAGAGAAAGCATTTTCTTATGCCGCAACAAACAATGTAGATTTCATCGGTttaggcattttttttttttaactgaaaaCCAATCCAAATCAAGTCGTTACACCCTTAGTTGTTGATATTGTTCCTCATACGATTTTGTGTAGTATGTTATAAGATATTCCAATTTTCTTGAGGTAACTAAATTTGAGATAGAAGGGGGTGCATATCGAGTTCAATGAGGTCCATGTAAGTAGGAAAAACTTGATAACAATCCAAAATATGGTTATACTTTAAGGCGGTGGAGCGCGTCAAACGCTCTATTTACTTATGAGGTAGGAGTGAGGTAGTTTATGAAATGTAGTAAAAGGTTGTTACCCTGAGTTGCACATTGTTCTGGAATGCTATTTCTCTTGAGGTGGTGCAAGAGGTTGCACCATGTTATGAGACGACGTGGTTAGCTTCGATGGACTAGAACATGACTCGTTTATTGGGTTTTCACTTTTGCATTCATAAGATTGATTTTCAGTTTATTTCGAATTGAGCGATTAATTCAAGACTAAACTAAACTATTCATAGATTTTGTTTGGTTGTTGGGGATCAATATGTCACTTTTTAATATTGCTAGGACCAAATTGtcccttttattatttttatggacCTAATTGcccattttaaaatgatatcatcataaaaaaaatccaatattttattgatgatttaggaaaaagactattttttttttgttacatggaaaaataatactttatcgcagttttttttttggaactaATTTGTctcaatttaatcttttgaatgcataaaaggaaaaaggtttaaatatgtcattgatccctgcactttcatcagattttgacattggtccctgcacttttttttgtttggcattggtccctgcactttgtaaaaatattggtattagtccctctgttaactttctgttaaaaaaaaaacacaaaaccaacggagtgccacgtggcccaatcatttcatgccacgtggcaccaatatcaatatttttacaaagtgcaggaccaataccaatagttttgtatttttttttaacagaaagttaacagagggaccaataccaatatttttacaaagtgcagggatcaattccaaacaaaaaaaagtgtagggaccaatgccaaaatctgatgaaagtgcaaggactaaagacatatttaaaccaaaaaaacaattgatcaaaaagtaaattaaagaaatgctaacaagtgtccgatgatatttgataaaaaatttaaagtaataatttttgtcttgaGATTTGTatattcaacacattgaaacatttaaaaaaaaaaaaaaattctacataaaaattaacaatagtTTTCATTTTACATCATTAACAAATGTCTAAGGACACTTGCTACCAAGAtccaataaattatttacaaatTTTACAACGGTGATTTAAGAAAAATCtcagttaattattttttttagacattTCTTAATCTTTGGTTCATTGTGTTGACCAGTCACTTTCCCTAAAGAGAAGTAGGTTAAAGTGTTAAACAATCCATCACTGTGATTCTCACTCACTAGTGAAGAAATTTGTAACGTGTTTGTTAATTAGTCAACATTGATACTATTAAGTCGTAATCCAACGAATTAGCTCTCAACATATAGAAATATAAGACCCTACGTACATCTTTAAATAATATGTCATTCTCTTTGATCTTCTTTTAGCAATTTCTTCATTGAATCATGAATTTATAGCTTATAATCTTTTAACCTTTTATATGCAATGTAGGTGGCTAATCTGCCATCTGTCTGTAAGGTTTGTTAATTAGTCAACATTAACGTAATTGATTCAATaccatttcaaaaattcaatACTTGAATTTATCTTCAAAGTTTATATAATGTGATTCCCCATTGGTAGTAAATTGCATGGTGAAGATatctttaaaaaagaaatgagtTCCTTTAAGATGTTggaaaatgcaatttttaagcTCTTGTTAAATTGCATAATGATATCTTCATTCATCAGATCAAGTTACTCAAAATGTGATTTTCAAGGAATATTCAACTTTGGAGATTCAAATTCGGATACAGGTGGATTTTATTCAGCATTTCCAGCACAACCTATTCCCTATGGAATGACATATTTCAAAACACCAGTTGGACGTTCTTCTGATGGGAGGCTCATTGTAGATTTTTTGGGTAATGATCAatcttcataatattatatGTGTATTTTGTTTTCTATAGATTCCCTCAACCGAATGCAATACTATTTGAGGTATTACCAAATAATAAATGTGGACACGTCTCCCAATCGAGATTCAAACATTAATTCGTTTTGTTGTTAAAGTCTAACTCTTTCTGTTAGACTCAATCTCGTTAGTTATATTTCGTGTATCTTACCTTTTTCATTCATCactttctatcttttttttggtacaattctACTTgctaacttatttttatttaaagactAGATTGTCCAACACATGAGAAAATTGGTTcctcatttcatatattatttgttgCTAAACTTGCAGCTGAGGCTCTTGGATTGCCCTATTTGAGTCCATATTTGCAATCAATTGGATCAGACTACACACATGGTGCAAACTTTGCAACATCAGCATCTACTGTACTTTTGCCAACTACATCTCTCTTTGTAAGTGGACTAAGCCCTTTTGCTCTTCAAATACAACTAAGGCAAATGCAACAATTCAGAGCCAAGGTTCATGATTTTCATAAAAGAGGTACACAAAAAATGTTTCTATAAATAACTTAAATTTGCTTGTATTTGTATCCATACACTATATATGatagaatatatgttttgagCTCTGTTGCACGAACACCTCTGATTGAAGGCGTGTCCCGGTGTTTGACATGTATTATGTTCGACACCGACACGATACTGACACTTGTGATTACatcaaattatgttattttctcaaaattttatccGTGTCGGCGTGTCTGTGTCAGTGTCATGTTCGATGTCTGTATCTGTGTCCGTAATTCATAGGTTTTGAGTCCTTATTTCTTGACTAATTTATATTAACTTCTAGTCCTTACAGGTACTAGAAATATATTGAACTCTATTTATATATGATAGatttttggcaagtgtaccaaatactatcgaagtagtaaaaatatcgttcccacgaggactcgttttaatctcaataattcaattacgttgtaacttaggatgtataaaagttcttttaattTGCTGCTAGGCAGTTGATTGGtttaaagaataagagagagatgagtttaggtctttcgaatcatctatgttcccctaattggtatactgcacctattcttgtgAATGAGTCCCTAGTtttacgatagttaacaaaatagtcctaatcaatcccttgagttaggaccctcttctagggttacagcccctaattccttaggtggtctaataacctttgaaggtttaagtacgttaacctaatatcactaataaaggattatccattccaagactaaccatgtttattagaacaattcaattaggtctaagtcgaaagctatgATCAGTAGTcgttcgttctcactaaattatatttatatttgatcaggatataaaaagcattaagaacaattgacttgaataaaaactagattgtcattcacaaataatagagtttcacagcaacatgaatcaattagggttacaaagaatcatctcatacctaacctctaatggatttagctactcataatggtgtttacaaataacataatcattagaggaatcaatacatacatgaactggtaaaagagtgaagaaatcgcccttctCACCGTCTTGTAGtatcaaaatcgcactttgctctctcaAAATCATAACCCTTGTCTTTGgaatagacttcagcttaaatagacACAGAATTTCgtccaaaatcgtgtcacgtttttagtaaatcgtgacacgattttcctTTGAATCGCAAATTACTGAATAAAGGTTTcctcaaatcgtgtcacgttttagtcatcgtgccacgatttcctCAATGTCGAAGCAAGTTTTGGTCTTCcagaatcgtgtcacgtttttaccaaatcgtggcacgatttccttctttgtattttctgcTCTTTTTACTGCATAAGTTGTCTTGTGAACTCCATTTTGTgattaaaatacatataaaaattacGTAATGACGAGATGTCATCAATATACTaactactttttctttttaatgaacAATAATATAGACCCATTGAAACCCTCAACTTGTgcctcaaaaatcaaaattcctTCACCTGATATCTTTGGAAAGTCTATTTACATGTTCTACATTGGTCAAAATGATTTCACTTCAAAAATAGCAGCTAGTGGTGGTATCAATGGATTGAAGAACTACTTGCCTCAAATCATCTATCAAATTGCCTCTGCCATCAAGGTTAGTTTAGAT from Medicago truncatula cultivar Jemalong A17 chromosome 8, MtrunA17r5.0-ANR, whole genome shotgun sequence includes the following:
- the LOC25500772 gene encoding GDSL esterase/lipase At4g01130 — translated: MSSFKMLENAIFKLLLNCIMISSFIRSSYSKCDFQGIFNFGDSNSDTGGFYSAFPAQPIPYGMTYFKTPVGRSSDGRLIVDFLAEALGLPYLSPYLQSIGSDYTHGANFATSASTVLLPTTSLFVSGLSPFALQIQLRQMQQFRAKVHDFHKRDPLKPSTCASKIKIPSPDIFGKSIYMFYIGQNDFTSKIAASGGINGLKNYLPQIIYQIASAIKELYYAQGGRTFMVLNLGPVGCYPGYLVELPHTSSDLDEHGCIITYNNAVDDYNKLLKETLTQTRKSLSDASLIYVDTNSALMELFRHPTSYGLKHSTKACCGHGGGDYNFDPKALCGNMLASACEDPQNYVSWDGIHFTEAANKIIAMAILNGSLSDPPFLLHKLCDLQPID
- the LOC25500771 gene encoding common plant regulatory factor 1; protein product: MGNSEDGKSIKTERPSSPVATDQTDQANPSNMHVYPDWAAMQAYYGQRVNIPPYFNSAAAPGHAPHPYMWGPPQPMMHPYGPPYAPPFYSHGGVYTHPAVAIGSNSNGQGISSSPAAGTPTSIETPTKSSGNTDQGLMKKLKGFDGLAMSIGNGNAESAERGAENRLSRSVDTEGSSDGSDGNTTGTNGTRKRSRDGTPTTTDGEGKTEMPDSQVSKETAASKKTVSVITSSAAENMVGPVLSSGMTTSLELRNPSPISTSAPQPCGVLPPEAWMQNERELKRERRKQSNRESARRSRLRKQAEAEELARRVDALTAENLALKSEMNELAENSAKLKIENATLKEKLENTQLGQTEEIILNGMDKRATPVSTENLLSRVNDSNSDDRAAEEENGFCENKPNSGAKLRQLLDTNPRANAVAAS